A genomic segment from Psychrobacillus sp. FSL K6-2836 encodes:
- a CDS encoding terpene synthase, which translates to MISIDRKLRLRDLEVFRFFKDDKMLAYVIIEDTRGPFTEEDKKLEPLCFLDDEDINVIVNVFRIYFLSDEPLEKEESIMLRQFFGELVDISSVTNYITQEFIQKDLYEHVDDSWDVKTYQRMLDIIGSKYKIQSIDKKSWLNLSQE; encoded by the coding sequence ATGATTTCAATCGATAGAAAACTAAGATTACGAGATTTAGAAGTTTTTCGTTTCTTTAAAGATGATAAAATGCTCGCTTATGTCATTATTGAAGATACTAGAGGACCCTTTACAGAAGAAGATAAAAAGTTAGAGCCACTTTGTTTTTTAGATGACGAAGATATAAATGTAATTGTTAATGTATTTAGAATTTATTTCCTATCAGATGAACCTTTAGAAAAAGAGGAGTCGATTATGTTAAGACAGTTTTTTGGAGAGTTAGTTGACATTAGTTCTGTTACAAACTATATTACTCAAGAATTTATACAAAAAGACTTATATGAGCATGTGGATGATTCTTGGGATGTTAAAACTTATCAAAGAATGTTAGATATAATTGGTTCAAAGTATAAAATCCAATCAATTGATAAAAAAAGTTGGTTAAATTTATCTCAAGAATAA